In the Aneurinibacillus soli genome, one interval contains:
- the hisH gene encoding imidazole glycerol phosphate synthase subunit HisH has translation MIAIIDYGMGNLHSVSKAVERLGYAYKFVSTADELLAADGAILPGVGAFGDAMKNLRELGLIEPIHQFAASGKPLVGICLGMQLLFDSSTEHGANEGLGLLPGRVERFEGDYKVPHMGWNRLTFLQDNRIFRDVEQGYVYFVHSYFLQPTEENRPVLLAMADYYQEVPAIVGKGNVYGMQFHPEKSGTVGMKLLQNFAELCETARTT, from the coding sequence ATGATCGCGATAATTGATTATGGGATGGGCAACTTGCACAGTGTGAGCAAGGCAGTGGAGCGTCTCGGGTATGCATACAAATTTGTATCAACGGCTGATGAGTTACTTGCAGCAGACGGTGCGATTCTACCGGGGGTTGGTGCATTCGGGGATGCGATGAAAAACCTACGAGAACTTGGTCTAATTGAACCGATTCACCAGTTCGCAGCAAGTGGCAAGCCGCTTGTCGGCATTTGCCTTGGCATGCAGCTTTTATTTGATAGCAGTACCGAGCACGGTGCGAACGAAGGATTAGGGCTTCTTCCAGGTCGTGTTGAGCGCTTTGAAGGGGATTACAAAGTGCCGCATATGGGCTGGAATCGGTTGACGTTCTTGCAGGACAATCGGATTTTTAGAGATGTAGAGCAAGGGTATGTGTATTTTGTACATTCGTACTTTCTTCAGCCGACAGAGGAGAACCGTCCAGTATTGCTGGCGATGGCAGATTATTATCAGGAAGTGCCAGCGATTGTTGGCAAGGGCAATGTATATGGCATGCAGTTCCACCCGGAGAAGAGTGGGACAGTTGGCATGAAGCTATTGCAAAATTTTGCGGAGCTGTGTGAGACGGCGCGTACGACATAA
- the hisA gene encoding 1-(5-phosphoribosyl)-5-[(5-phosphoribosylamino)methylideneamino]imidazole-4-carboxamide isomerase yields MSFIIYPAIDIRGGKCVRLLQGDYNQETVYGDSPLDMAKQWATQGAQWVHLVDLDGAKAGQPVNHEVVCEIARTLDVPVQIGGGLRRMEDVERYIESGVARVILGTAAIQDQPFAEQVLAKYGDKVAIGIDARDGYVATHGWLETSGVTAEALAKVLISKGAETFIYTDISRDGTLAGPSTESTVQLARAIGKTVIASGGVSVEQDLLELAQYAKDGVGGAIVGKALYTDRINLAQALRSVQGV; encoded by the coding sequence ATGAGTTTCATTATTTATCCAGCGATTGACATTCGCGGTGGCAAGTGTGTGCGCCTGTTGCAAGGCGACTACAATCAGGAAACGGTATATGGCGATTCGCCGCTCGATATGGCGAAGCAATGGGCAACGCAGGGCGCACAGTGGGTTCACCTGGTTGATCTCGATGGCGCAAAAGCAGGCCAGCCGGTTAACCATGAAGTTGTATGTGAAATTGCCCGTACGCTTGACGTACCCGTTCAAATTGGCGGCGGCCTGCGCCGAATGGAAGATGTAGAACGCTACATCGAAAGCGGCGTAGCTCGTGTTATTCTCGGAACAGCGGCGATTCAGGATCAGCCATTTGCTGAGCAGGTGCTGGCGAAGTACGGTGATAAGGTGGCGATTGGCATTGACGCCCGAGATGGCTATGTGGCGACACATGGCTGGCTGGAAACGTCTGGGGTAACAGCGGAAGCACTGGCGAAAGTGCTCATTTCCAAAGGAGCGGAGACGTTTATCTACACCGATATTTCTCGTGATGGCACACTAGCAGGACCAAGTACAGAATCAACGGTACAGCTGGCGCGTGCGATCGGCAAAACCGTCATCGCATCCGGTGGTGTGAGTGTAGAGCAAGATCTACTCGAATTGGCGCAGTACGCAAAAGACGGAGTCGGCGGTGCGATTGTAGGC